Proteins encoded within one genomic window of Vicia villosa cultivar HV-30 ecotype Madison, WI unplaced genomic scaffold, Vvil1.0 ctg.002857F_1_1, whole genome shotgun sequence:
- the LOC131639911 gene encoding DEAD-box ATP-dependent RNA helicase 37-like — MSATTRTTSWADSAENAANGSSARPVKPAYVPPHLRNRSMAPAEPPSMGGNVNERGLGNWGSSSNFNKQDFRAGRQGYGSGGGGGGGGFNNRGGGGVVREHGGRREANPFENDINESFSEQENTGINFDAYDDIPVETSGENVPPPVNTFAEIDLGDALNQNIQRCKYVKPTPVQRYAIPISLAGRDLMACAQTGSGKTAAFCFPIISGILREQYAQRPRVARTAYPLALILSPTRELSCQIHDEAKKFSYETGVKVVVAYGGAPITQQLRELERGVDILVATPGRLVDLLERARVSLQMIRYLALDEADRMLDMGFEPQIRKIVEQMDMPPPGMRQTLLFSATFPKEIQRLASDFLASYIFLAVGRVGSSTDLISQRVEYVLESDKRSHLMDLLHAQRENDVNGKQGLTLVFVETKKGADALEHCLCVNGFPATCIHGDRTQQEREQALRSFKTGNTPILVATDVAARGLDIPRVAHVVNFDLPNDIDDYVHRIGRTGRAGKMGLATAFFNDSNLSMAKPLADLMQEANQEVPAWLTRFAAKTPYGGSRNKRSGGARFGGRDVRKETSYNKGTDYYGGGAGAGYGVPASYGGGYGQGVTSAWD, encoded by the exons ATGTCTGCAACTACGAGAACAACTTCATGGGCAGATTCTGCTGAAAATGCGGCCAATGGCTCGTCAGCGCGTCCTGTCAAGCCAGCGTATGTTCCTCCACATCTTCGTAACAGATCAATGGCTCCAGCTGAGCCTCCTTCTATGGGGGGTAATGTTAATGAGAGGGGTTTGGGTAATTGGGGTAGTTCGTCTAACTTCAATAAGCAGGATTTTAGGGCTGGTAGGCAAGGATATGGTTCTGGTGGtggcggtggtggtggtgggTTTAACAATAGAGGAGGGGGAGGGgtagtgagggagcatggtgggaGGCGTGAGGCAAATCCTTTTGAGAATGATATTAATGAGTCTTTTAGTGAGCAAGAGAACACGGGGATTAACTTTGATGCTTATGATGATATCCCTGTTGAGACTAGTGGGGAGAATGTTCCGCCTCCTGTGAATACGTTTGCGGAAATAGATTTAGGTGATGCGTTGAATCAGAACATACAGAGATGTAAGTATGTGAAACCAACGCCTGTTCAGAGGTATGCCATACCTATTTCTCTTGCTGGAAGAGATTTGATGGCTTGTGCTCAGACTGGGTCAGGAAAGACAGCTGCATTTTGCTTTCCTATTATAAGTGGAATCCTTAGGGAGCAGTATGCTCAAAGACCCCGTGTCGCTCGCACTGCTTATCCTCTCGCACTTATTCTGTCCCCTACCCGGGAGCTCTCTTGTCAG ATACATGACGAGGCCAAAAAGTTTTCTTATGAAACTGGTGTCAAGGTTGTAGTTGCTTATGGAGGAGCACCGATCACTCAACAG TTGCGGGAGCTTGAGAGAGGAGTTGATATTCTGGTGGCAACTCCAGGACGACTAGTTGATTTGCTTGAGAGGGCTAGGGTGTCATTGCAGATGATAAGATATTTGGCTCTTGACGAGGCAGATCGGATGCTGGATATGGGTTTTGAGCCTCAAATAAGAAAGATAGTTGAACAAATGGACATGCCTCCTCCAGGCATGAGACAGACACTGCTGTTTAGTGCAACATTTCCCAAAGAGATCCAG AGACTTGCGTCAGATTTTCTTGCAAGTTACATATTTCTGGCTGTAGGAAGGGTCGGTTCAAGTACCGATCTAATTTCTCAACGAGTAGAATATGTGCTTGAGTCAGACAAAAGAAGCCACCTCATGGACCTTCTTCATGCTCAGAGAGAAAATGATGTGAATGGAAAG CAAGGTCTGACTTTAGTTTTTGTGGAAACAAAGAAAGGAGCTGACGCATTGGAACACTGCTTGTGTGTTAATGGATTTCCTGCAACTTGCATTCATGGTGACAGAACACAGCAA GAAAGAGAACAAGCATTGAGATCGTTCAAGACTGGAAATACTCCAATTCTAGTGGCAACGGATGTTGCAGCACGTGGTCTTGATATTCCAAGGGTAGCACATGTGGTAAACTTTGATCTTCCTAATGACATTGATGATTATGTGCACCGGATAGGAAGAACAGGCCGAGCTGGTAAAATGGGATTAGCAACAGCTTTCTTCAATGACAGTAATTTGTCAATGGCTAAACCATTGGCTGATCTGATGCAAGAGGCAAATCAAGAAGTACCTGCTTGGCTCACCCGTTTTGCAGCAAAGACTCCTTATGGTGGCAGTAGAAATAAGCGAAGTGGTGGAGCCCGTTTTGGTGGTCGCGATGTTAGGAAGGAAACCTCATATAATAAAGGAACCGATTACTACGGCGGTGGAGCTGGTGCTGGTTACGGGGTTCCTGCGAGCTATGGTGGAGGGTATGGTCAAGGTGTAACAAGTGCTTGGGATTAG